The genomic interval GGCTGGCCCGCCAGCGGCTCTCCCCGGAACAGGTCCAGCGCCTGGGAACAGGCACGGACCGCCTCGGCCAGCTCGCCCGCCCGCTCGGCCGCGCCGGCCGCGGCGACCAGTTCCTCCATGCGCGTCACGTCCACGGTGACCGCGCCGGGGAGCAGCCGGTAGCCGCACTGATCGCGCTCGATCGCCGACTCGGGGCCGTCCCCCACGCTCAGGATCTTGCGCAGCCGGTAGATGTACACCGGCACGACGTTGGTGTTCGGCGGCTCCTCCCCCCACACGCCGTCGAGCAGTTCCTGCCGGCTGACCGTGCGGCCCGCGCACAGCGCCAGCACCGTCAGCACGGCCTGCTGGCGCAGGTGCCCCAGGGCGAGGGGCTGCCCGTCGCGCCGTGCCCTCAGCGGTCCGAGCACCGATATCTCCCAGCGCGGTCCGGGCGGGCGGCGGGTCACCGCCGGCGGCAGCGGGCCCGCCGCCTGTCTGCGGGGGCCGCGGCCGGGGGCGACCAGGCCGCAGTCGAAGGCGTGGACGATGACGGCGGCGCGGTCGCGCAGCCCGAGTTCGGCGAGGATCCGGGCGAGGTGTCCGGCCACCGCGTCCTCGGGGATGGCGAGGGCGGCGGCGATCTCGTCGTCCCTCAGGCCGCAGCCGACCGCGTAGAGCACCTCGCGCTCCTGGTGCCTGAGCGTGGTGGCGGCCGGCCGGCCGGTGGTCGTGGTGATCGGCATCGTGGCTCCCCTGGCTCCGGGCCGCTTCCCGCGGCGCGTGCCGTCGAGGCTGGCCCCGGCGCCGGAAAACGGACAGGCCAGGGGGACCGGCCGTATCCGGCCGGTGGCCACGCTAGATTCCCCACCTGGGAAAACAACATACCGAGCGGGAGGCCGTGACCTGTGGCCAGTGAGTTCAGCACGCTGTTACGACGGCTGCGGCACAACGCGGGAATGACCCAGGAGACCCTGGCGGAGCGCGCCGGCGTGGGGGTACGCACCATCCGCGGGTTGGAGACGGGCGAGCGCGCCGACCCCAGGGTGACCACGGTGCGGCTCCTGGCCGACGCGCTCGGGCTGAGACCGGCCGAGCGCGAGGACCTGCTGGCGGCCGCCGTCCACCGGACCGGGCACCCGGTACGGCCGAAGGACGACGCGGCCGAGGACCCGATCCGGCCGGGCGGCCAGGCCGGGCGGACGACGGAGCCGGGCGACCCGGCCGGGCACACGATCGGGCCGGGCGACCGGGCCGGGCGGCACACGCTCGGCCCGTATCCCCCACCGGAGCGTACGGTCCGGCCCGGCGACCCGGCCGCGTACACGATCCGCCCTGACCCGGCCGACCGCGTCGGACCGGCCCCCGGGCCACCGGCTCCGGCGCCGCACGACATCCTGGCCGACGTCGCCGAGCAGCTCGCCCTCGCGGTGGCCGCCCGCTGGCAGCGCGAGGAGGAGCAGCGGCAGGTGCACGACCCGTACCCGCTGCCGGTGCACTGGCGGCCGGCGCCCGAGGAGCTCACCGACCACTGGGCCAACGTCCGGCGCCTGCCCGCCGGGGGTACGCACGGCCCGCTGGACCTCAGCGGACGCCTGGACGAGGTAGCGGGCGTGTACCGGCGGATCCCCTCCGGGCGGCTGGTGGTGCTGGGCCGGCCCGGTTCCGGGAAGACGATCCTCACCATGCGGTTCGTCCTGGACTACCTGAAGTCGAGGGCCCGCGCCGAGCCCGTACCGGTGATCTTCAGTATCGGCGCGTGGGATCCCACCGCCGTCACGTTCCGGGACTGGCTGACCGCGCAGCTGACCCGGGATCATCCCGGTCTCGCCGCCCCGGGACCGGGCGGGCCGAGCCTGGCCGCCGCCCTGGTCGAATCCGGCCGGATACTCCCGGTGCTGGACGGTTTCGACGAGATCGCCGACGGTCTGAACCGCCCGGCGCTGGAGGCGCTCAACGCCACCACTCTTCCCCTGCTGCTGACGAGCCGTCCGGCGGAGTACGCGGCCGCCGTGGCGGAGACCGACGTGCTCACCTCCGCGGCCGCGGTGGACCTGACCGATCTCACCCTGGGCGACCTGGCCGACTACCTGCCGCGCACCACGCGCAAGGCCCGCGGCGGCGACCCGGGGACGACCGCGTGGGACCCCGTCCTGAGCGAACTGCGCGAGCGTCCGCACAGCGCGGGCGGTGCCCACCTCGCCACGGTGCTGACCACCCCGCTGATGGTCACGCTCGCCCGCGCCGTCTACAGCGACACCCGCGACCGCGACCCGGCCTCGCTCCTGGACACCCGGCGGTTCGGCGGCCCCGAGGAACTGGAGGACCACCTTCTCGACAACTTCATCGCCACCGCGTACCGCGTCCGTCCGGGGCAGCGCCCGGCGGGCGGGCCGCGCCGCGGCTTCGACCCGGAGCGCGCCCGGTACTGGCTCGGCTACCTCGCCCACCACCTGGCCCGGCTCGACACCCCCAACCTGGAGTGGTGGCGGTTCGGCTCGGGGCTGCGCCGCTCCACGCGCACGCTGGTGATCGCGCTGGTGATCTGCCTGACCATAGGGTTCGTCGACTGCGCCGTCGGTGTCCTCTTCAGCCCTCTCGGATTCCAGCTCGCGGACGGCCTCGTGGTGGGGTTCCTCTCCGGACTCACCCTCGGCGTCGCTTACTGGTTCATGGTCGCGGCCAAGGACGTGGCGGTGCCGCCGGCCAACGTGGGCATGAAGATGTTCAGCAAGGCACGGAAGGCCGGACGGGGAACCGCCACCCGCTTCCTGATCGGGTCGCTTTTCGGGCTCGTCTTCGGCAGCGGCTACGGCTTCATGCAAGGAGTGCTCGTCGGCTTCCTCCGCCGCGTCGGCCTCCCGGCCTCCTTGCAGATCGGCCTCGACAACGCCACGCTCTACGGGGTCGTGTTCGCGCTGGGAGCCGGCCCCACGCTCGTGCTCCTGGTCCTCCTCGAAACGCCTCTCGACATCCGGTCCGCGGTCAACCCGGTCAGCCTGCTGCGCACGAACCGCCGGACGGTCCTCGCCCAGTTCCTCGTCTGGGCGACCGTCTTCGGGGTGCTCGTCGGGGTCGCGTCCGCGATGGCGATCCGGCCCATGTCGGTGTTGCTGGGCCCGCTCGTCTGGAACCTCACGGCCTCGATCAAGCTCGGTGTCATCAGCGGGCTCGGCGGCGCCCTCGGCTATGTGCTCGGGCTGACCGCCTGGGGGCAGTGGATGGTCTTCGCCCGGATCTGGCTGCCGCTGACCGGCCGGCTGCCCTGGGCCGTCGTCGCCTTCCTGGAGGACGCCTACCAGCGGGGCGTGCTGCGCCAGGCGGGCGCGGTCTACCAGTTCCGCCACGCCCGCCTCCAGGACCACCTCGCCCGTACCTACCGGGCGTCCCTCGCTCCCCGGGAGCCGGCCGGGCCGAAGGACACCGCGCCCACCCGGTGAAGGCGGTCCCCCGCCGCGCCGCGCCGAGCCCCCGCGTGGGTACGCCCGGGCAGCGCGGCGGCGCCCGTCGCGGTCACGCGGACCCGAACACGACCGCCGAGTTCTGGCCGCCGAATCCGAAGTTCTGCTTGACGGCGACGCCGATCGCGGCGGGGCGCCCCACGACCGGGGTGCAGCCCAAGTCGCAGCCGGGTCCGGGTGGTCCAGGTTCGCGGTGGGCGGCACGTACTTCTCGCGCATGGTCTCCTACCTGGACGGCCGGTCCGCCCCCGGCTCCCGCGACTACCTGAGCGCGGACGCGACCGTACTGGTGGGCCCCGACAACGCCAGGGGCGTGTCCCTGTGGATCAACTGGTTCCCGGACCGGGTGACCTGGTGGTCAACATGCCGGACACGGCGGAGGCGGCGGGTGTGCCGAAGTATGTGGACCGGGTCAGGGAGATCATGCCGGCCCCCGTCCGGAGCGGACGATCAGGGCGATGATCAAGGCGTTGATCAAAAAAGGAGGAGTACTCACTCCTCGCCACTCTTAATGTATAGCGCACCAGGGGGCTTGCGGCAAGGCCCTGGTCATGGGTCAGAATCACCGGCCTAGGCCAGAACCTGCCGAAATTGGAGAATCACTCAGTGCGTGTGTTGTTGTCGGTTCATGGGTCGTGCGGTGACGTCGAGTCGGCGGCGGGGTGCGCACCGCGCGTGCGGACGCTCGGCGCCGGGACGCGGGTGTGCGTGCCGTCGGCCGTCGCGGCGGCGACCTCGGATCGGAGCTGATGACATGAGCCCTCTGATCACCAGCGCTTTCGACCTTCCCCACCACCTTTCTCCCAAGGCGGACCCGGCGCTGATCGACAGCGACGAGAAGCACTTCGCGGCCATATCGGAGAGCCTCGAGCAGTCGATCGGCGAGCTGTCCGACCGCCTCGAAGCCGCGCGCAAGGCCCCCGGCGGAATCGGCCGCGAGGCGATGGACCGGGACATGGAGATCCACCGCCTGACCGGGCGCCTGCGCACCCTGCGTCGCTTCGGCCTGGACCTGTGCCTGGGGCACATCGTCCCCGCGGACAGCCCCGAACCCGTGTACATCGGGCGCCTCGGCCTCACCGACAGCACGGGACGCCGGCTGCTGCTCGACTGGCGCTCCCCCGCGGCCGAGCCGTTCTTCGCCGCGACCCACGCCAACCCGATGGGGATGGCGAGCCGCCGCAGGTACCGCTGGACCCGCGGCCGGATCAGCGACTACTGGGACGAGGTGTTCACCGCCGACGGGCTCGAGGGGCACGCCGCGCTCGACGACCAGTCCGCGTTCATCGCCAGCCTGGGCGGCAATCGGTCGGAGCGGATGCGGGACGTCCTCTCCACCATCCAGGCCGACCAGGACGCCGTCATCCGGGCGGGTTCCCGCGGCGCTCTCGTCGTCGACGGCGGTCCGGGTACGGGCAAGACGGTCGTCGCCCTGCACCGCGCCGCCCACCTCCTCTACTCCGACCCCCGCCTCGGGCACCGCCGGGGCGGCGTGCTGTTCGTCGGTCCGAGCCGGCCGTACCTGGCCTACGTGGAAGACGTCCTGCCCAGCCTCGGCGAGGAGGGCGTGCAGACCTGCATCGTGCGCGACCTCGTCGCCGAGGGAGCCGGAGCGGCGACCGAGACGGACCCGGACGTGGCCCGGCTGAAGTCGTCCGCGGACATGGTGAGGGCGATCGAGCCGGCCGTCGCCCTCTACGAGGAGCCGCCCACGGAGGGGATGACGGTCTCGACCCACTGGTCCGACGTCTGGCTGAGCGCCGACGACTGGGCCTCGGCCTTCGCGGCCGTGGAACCGGGCACCCCGCACAACGAGGCGCGCGACCAGATCCGCGAGGAACTGCTCACCATCCTCGCGGACAAGCACGCCGAGGACCACGAGGACGACGACGAGGTCTCGCCCCAGCTGCTCCGCAGGTCGCTGCTCCAGAACCGGGAGCTGATCGGGACGCTCAACCGCGCGTGGCCGATGCTGGAGCCGACCGACCTCGTCGGAGACCTGTGGACGGTCCCCGCCTACCTGCGCAGGTGCGCTCCCTGGCTCGCTCCCGAGGAGGTGCGCAAGCTCCAGCGCGCGGACGCCCGGGCCTGGACGGTGTCCGACCTGCCGCTCCTGGACGCGGCACGGCAGCGGCTCGGCGACCCGGAGGCGTCCGTGCGCAAGCGCCGGCACGACGCCTCCGTCGCCGCCGAACGCGCGCGCAGGGCCGACGCCATCGACAGCCTGCTCCAGAACGTCGTGCTCGACGAGAGCGAGGGCGCGGTGGGGATGCTGCACGGGCAGGACCTTCAGGACACCCTGATCGACGAGAGCGCGCTGCCCGGCGCCGAACCTGACCTGCTCGCCGGGCCGTTCGCGCACATCGTCGTCGACGAGGCCCAGGAACTCACCGACGCCGAGTGGCAGATGCTGCTGGCCCGCTGCCCGTCCCGGAGCTTCACCATCGTCGGTGACCGCGCCCAGGCCAGGCACGGGTTCACGGAGTCGTGGCAGGAGCGGCTCGAACGGGCCGGACTCGACCGGATCACCGTGGCCTCCCTGAGCGTCAACTACCGCACGCCGGAAGAGGTCATGGCGGAGGCCGAGCTCGCCATCCGCGACGCGCTGCCGGACGCCAACGTGCCGGCCTCCATCCGCAGCAGCGGCATCCCCGTCGTCCACGGATCCGTCGCGGATCTGGACTCGGTCCTCGACACCTGGCTCGCCGCACACGCCGAGGGAATCGCCTGCGTCATCGGCGATCCTGGGTTCCCGGCGACGTCCCGCGTACGGTCGCTGACGCCGGAACTGTCGAAGGGGCTCGAATTCGACCTGGTCGTCGTCATCGACCCGGAGGCGTTCGGCGAGGGCGTCGAAGGAGCCGTCGACCGCTATGTCGCGATGACCCGTGCCACTCAGCGGCTCGTCGTCCTCACGAGCTCCTGAGCCCCGGCTGTCCGCCCGCCCGGTAGGCCTCTTCCCGGTGACGCCCGGGAAGAGGCCTACCGGCTCTCCCACGGAATCACCCTCATGA from Streptomyces albireticuli carries:
- a CDS encoding BTAD domain-containing putative transcriptional regulator, whose protein sequence is MPITTTTGRPAATTLRHQEREVLYAVGCGLRDDEIAAALAIPEDAVAGHLARILAELGLRDRAAVIVHAFDCGLVAPGRGPRRQAAGPLPPAVTRRPPGPRWEISVLGPLRARRDGQPLALGHLRQQAVLTVLALCAGRTVSRQELLDGVWGEEPPNTNVVPVYIYRLRKILSVGDGPESAIERDQCGYRLLPGAVTVDVTRMEELVAAAGAAERAGELAEAVRACSQALDLFRGEPLAGQPGPFAELERLRLTERRTVLVQRKLDWQMRLGRHRDVIDELSALTAAQPLNEPAAAMLMRALYLSGRQADALAVFDRTRHRLADELGVSPGRLLRRTHHLILRGDEALAGLTGTAR
- the helR gene encoding RNA polymerase recycling motor ATPase HelR, which produces MSPLITSAFDLPHHLSPKADPALIDSDEKHFAAISESLEQSIGELSDRLEAARKAPGGIGREAMDRDMEIHRLTGRLRTLRRFGLDLCLGHIVPADSPEPVYIGRLGLTDSTGRRLLLDWRSPAAEPFFAATHANPMGMASRRRYRWTRGRISDYWDEVFTADGLEGHAALDDQSAFIASLGGNRSERMRDVLSTIQADQDAVIRAGSRGALVVDGGPGTGKTVVALHRAAHLLYSDPRLGHRRGGVLFVGPSRPYLAYVEDVLPSLGEEGVQTCIVRDLVAEGAGAATETDPDVARLKSSADMVRAIEPAVALYEEPPTEGMTVSTHWSDVWLSADDWASAFAAVEPGTPHNEARDQIREELLTILADKHAEDHEDDDEVSPQLLRRSLLQNRELIGTLNRAWPMLEPTDLVGDLWTVPAYLRRCAPWLAPEEVRKLQRADARAWTVSDLPLLDAARQRLGDPEASVRKRRHDASVAAERARRADAIDSLLQNVVLDESEGAVGMLHGQDLQDTLIDESALPGAEPDLLAGPFAHIVVDEAQELTDAEWQMLLARCPSRSFTIVGDRAQARHGFTESWQERLERAGLDRITVASLSVNYRTPEEVMAEAELAIRDALPDANVPASIRSSGIPVVHGSVADLDSVLDTWLAAHAEGIACVIGDPGFPATSRVRSLTPELSKGLEFDLVVVIDPEAFGEGVEGAVDRYVAMTRATQRLVVLTSS
- a CDS encoding helix-turn-helix domain-containing protein, with the protein product MTQETLAERAGVGVRTIRGLETGERADPRVTTVRLLADALGLRPAEREDLLAAAVHRTGHPVRPKDDAAEDPIRPGGQAGRTTEPGDPAGHTIGPGDRAGRHTLGPYPPPERTVRPGDPAAYTIRPDPADRVGPAPGPPAPAPHDILADVAEQLALAVAARWQREEEQRQVHDPYPLPVHWRPAPEELTDHWANVRRLPAGGTHGPLDLSGRLDEVAGVYRRIPSGRLVVLGRPGSGKTILTMRFVLDYLKSRARAEPVPVIFSIGAWDPTAVTFRDWLTAQLTRDHPGLAAPGPGGPSLAAALVESGRILPVLDGFDEIADGLNRPALEALNATTLPLLLTSRPAEYAAAVAETDVLTSAAAVDLTDLTLGDLADYLPRTTRKARGGDPGTTAWDPVLSELRERPHSAGGAHLATVLTTPLMVTLARAVYSDTRDRDPASLLDTRRFGGPEELEDHLLDNFIATAYRVRPGQRPAGGPRRGFDPERARYWLGYLAHHLARLDTPNLEWWRFGSGLRRSTRTLVIALVICLTIGFVDCAVGVLFSPLGFQLADGLVVGFLSGLTLGVAYWFMVAAKDVAVPPANVGMKMFSKARKAGRGTATRFLIGSLFGLVFGSGYGFMQGVLVGFLRRVGLPASLQIGLDNATLYGVVFALGAGPTLVLLVLLETPLDIRSAVNPVSLLRTNRRTVLAQFLVWATVFGVLVGVASAMAIRPMSVLLGPLVWNLTASIKLGVISGLGGALGYVLGLTAWGQWMVFARIWLPLTGRLPWAVVAFLEDAYQRGVLRQAGAVYQFRHARLQDHLARTYRASLAPREPAGPKDTAPTR